The nucleotide sequence ACAAACTTGTGTACAGGTTCGGCAGAACCCAGTAGTTTTGGCTCAGACCCTGTGTTTTTGGTTAAAAAAATCATCTAATATGTATAAATAATCTATCAAGAACCTATTAAACAGCCTTTTTTGAAATCGAGAACCCATAAACTCAAAATCCTAGCTCCGCCTTTGCCAAGAGTACATTTAtgtttaaaataaatattgcttACTCTTTACCTTCAAAAAAAAGAACTTGCTTGCTCTTCACATTAATGTCCCTGCGTAGCACTCCATCTTCATGAGAAGTTTTATTAGGAAGTTAGATTGATAATAAGTAGATTGCACCCACAAGTAAAGCATAGTCTTGAGCAAATTCGTTAAAATTACATGTTTTTTGTACTACCCATTTCTGTTATGAGAAGAATATTACAAGCTTACTCAAGTTCTTTTTCTTATCTAGTTTGTCATTTGAATTAAGGTTACCCTTCAGTTAAGCTAAGTCTTTTTAGTAAGGTGCTAGATGTACAAAGCCTTGTAGTTAAATGATTCTCTTCCCTTCATTCCTTATTGACTGTAACGAAGGCCTCTAATTGGACTATCTTGGTAGGGCTTATTATGCTCAGAGTAATATGTTAAGGTTCTTTCCATAGTAAAAGTAGGTTTTCCTCAATAGTTAGCTGGAAACCATACTCCCTCCGTGCCATTTTATGCGAAAGAGTTCAAAGTTTGAGGGTCAAAATCCCTAATATTCAGTGTGCATATGGGCATAAATTCTTCAACTTTTCTGAAATAAAATATGTTTTGTAAAAGTACATGAAAAGTACTATAAGTCAGCATAGTTAAtaatttgaaatatttaaaaagaCTTGGGAGAAAATAGTAgtaaaaggaaaagctatttgACTCAGAAGTAGTAATAGATTAGTACTACagatcctcccccccccccccccaaaaaaaaaaataaaaaaataaaaaaaaataaacacatggcttttattttatttttttggatatAAGGAACAGTCCCTATTGGCATGAGGTGATTTTAAATGGAGTAACGTGGTCAATGAGGATTTTTATAGCTGACTTCAACTTCTTTAGGACCGAGGCAtagttgttgctgtgttgttgttaAGGAACAGCCCCACGTTCTGTTACAGAATTGATGCTCATTTACCTATCAAGTTGTCTTACGTCCAATTCAAGGGACCATATTTTCTAGTATGAGATGTTCCTAAATTTTCGTGACTTTTCTTGCTAATAAGAATTCTATACTACTTGCGCGTACTTCTTGCAATCAAAGTCATTTGTCAAGTTAAACATTTTGAGCTACTTGTACCCAAATGCTATACAAGTCAAATTAACTTCTCAATCTCCATTTCCTGTTAAACTACACTTCATAGAATTAGATGAAGGGAGTAGCAATATGGAAATAGAAGAGAATGGTATATGCATTTGATCCATATTGCCTATTCAATACAAGATGTATAACATGATTTATTGGTTTTTCTATCCAGGTATAAGCTTGCATAACTTTCCTGAAGGGATGGCCGTGTTCCTTGGATCAATGAAGGTAGTCCTCCTTTCTTGATTATCTGATGTTTATAATCTTCTCTATCAATCACTTTAGTCATTGTCGCTCAaccttccattttttttttataattctaTGTTAATAATTGTAAGAGTGACAAAATTTCAATTAATGAATAACACCTCAAATCCCAAACTAGTTGGCATCGGTTATATGAATAATCTCTATCCGTTTTGCTCTATTTAGGCCTATGACATTCCATACTAAATAGTTTGTCTTCCAAGGAAAATTAGGTATTCTCAAAGACTAGACATTACCTGTTAGTTGCAGAAAGAGTATGTTAGCAACTTTGTTTTGTTTGATGAGAATACATTTTGAAGTCCTTTTAGCAAAAGGTCTCAGTTATAAAATATAGTAATTGTTTAAAGTTTGTTCTGTTTTCATCATGCTTTTCTTTAGGGACTTCGGGTTGGCCTAAACTTGGCTCTTGCTATTGCTTTACACAACATACCAGAGGTATACTTCATTCACATTTACCAGTCTCTTATTTCCTGGTTTCTGTTTGTTTCTTGAGTGCAAGAATCCACTAATGAACTCCTTACTACAGTTATAATGTTTGATATCTTGTCCTATCATAGTATATGTATATGCAGGTACTTGATTGCTTTATTAATCTTGGTTTCATTCCCTTTTAGCTCTATGAACATCTTATTCAAACTTTCTCTGCTGAGCAGATTGTTGTTGATTAAGCGTGTAACCGTTAAGAGTATGTTAATCATAACAAAATCAATGTGCTTATCTGTTCATCCAAGAGCCATGTATGACCTATATTTCAGGATAAGACCTGTGCATATCAAGCACTTTTGATTCTTTCTCACATTTTCCATATTATACCAAATCGCCAACTGAGTTGGGTTAGTTGATTGAATGGTCGATTGATTGACAATGCCAGGGAAGGCATCAACTGTTGATTTTGATAAACGAGAAGGGGCTAATGTATGtgcttttcttttttccattgCGGGGCCTGATTTATTTGGTTGCAGGGTGTTGCTGTTGCACTTCCAGTTTATTTTGCGACACAGAGGTAATGTTTCCTAGTAGACTATGTTATGACTATTAATAAGTAATGGTAACATCTTTTGCTATTTTGTCAATCTTGGTTTCTTTTATTAGGTTAGCTTTCTAATGATTTAATTATTGATTCCAAGCATGTACACATATTAACTTCAGTTTTGTGAAGTCATATGCATGTAGTTTCACCACGGTATCGTGCTATCTGTACATACTTATGCTTTAGGCCTTAAGACTATTTGAATCATAAGACTTACATTAAGGCTATTTAAATCATAAGACTTAGATTAAGCTATATAAGCGTAAGACGTAGGTGCTCATAACTAAAGTTGCTGGAAGCTTTAGAATAGAAGAAATTAAATTGCAAAGCTCATATTATTATATGTACTATTCCATCTTTTTCTTCTTACACAGTTGAAATTTATATGGTGAATCTTTATGTCTCAGCAAATGGCAGGCGTTCAAATTGGCAACACTTTCAGGTCTTGCAGAGCCCCTAGGTGTCATTATTGTGGGTGAGTACCTTATATTCGTGTCTTCTATCTTAAGGAAAACGTGCAGTAAATATAATCAGTGAATAGGTTCAGAATTCAATAGTTTCTTTTAACATGTGTGGACTGCAGGATATTTATTCCCAAGCAGCTTGAATCCTGAAATTCTGGAGGGCCTCCTCGGAGCAGgttgatataatttttatttcCTTTAGTTTCATGTGAAAGGAGAAAtatatataactttgaattacTGTATTCTCTAATGGATCGTGTGTGCTTCCCAGTGGGTGGGGTGATGGCATTTCTAACCTTACATGAGATGCTTCCATTGGCATTTGACTATGCCGGTCAGAAGCGAGCTGTCAAAGCTGTGTTCTTTGGTATGGCTTTCATGTCTGCGAGGTGAGATTATTTCTCTCAAACTTCAACATCAATTCTGAtagttacattttttttttttttttgatatcaTGCTTTTCATCTGGTGGAAGCTTTTTAGCTAGATCCATTTTTTGAATGTATATCTGTACTATAGAAAAATATATGAACTTTTAGATTCTAATGGTTTAAGTAAAATCTTATGGAGAACTTCGTTTTTAGTTAATGCTAGTCGTTGATAAAGTCAAAAATACTAGTATACTACTAAGCTGATACTTGTATCGTTTACCCATATTAAGAATTACTAAGGAAGAATCCACTATTTCTACATATTCGTTGCAAAGGATGCTTCAGTTTTAAGTCTTGATACCATCTTGAATTGTGTAGTCATCTGATCTCAAGAGTCAGCCCTATGAAAAAGAGTCAGCCCTATACGTGAGGGGGCatgttgaagatataattaagtaaatagaAGTGTACCCTATCTAACAACTTAAGATTTCAGTTGGGAtgattacaacaacaacataacaaGTAAAATCCTACAACTGGGGTTTGGGGAGGCtagtgtgtatgcagactttacccctatcacaagaggttgtttctgatagaccctcggctaaagaaaTTCATAATCCCCGCAGTTAAGATAAGGAAATACGACAAAGGAGAATCCATGTAAAGAACAAAGACCGTATTCTGAATATCGGTTTTGTTATATgcggtttttctttttcttttacttctgcTGTAGTTTAACCTCCTCTCGTATTGCAGCCTGTATTTCCTTGCGAGGTGCTTGCCAGAGGACATGAGCTTGTAACTCCCAGTCATTCGGTGTTTCATGAATCTTGTTGCTGAACTTTAACAGGATCTTTTCGTGGTGCCAAGCTTCAAAACCACCACATGCACTCTCAACAAAATTTATGAGGCGTGGCGTTTGGTTTGGCGAGCTGAATGCATGAGAAGGTATAACAGCTTCTGagattgttttataaaaaaataggagATGTCCACATCTGAAATCCTCACCCAGACTCCCATATATGAACAAGAGGTACATGGGTTAAAAACAAATtggcaaagaaagaaaaaagaggcaGGCAATTGAACTGTTGAAGAGTTGACTTcatcaaaaaagagaaaaaaaaatgttgaatAGTGATGTAAATTGGTGGACAGCCATTAGCTGCATATTTAATCTCCATTATATAAAATTGCCATATCTTTAGTATCTTTTATTTTGCATCTAAAATTTCTGGAAATAAGAGGCATGATGTTTTCCATAGGGATCATAGCTATTGCTATGTGTGAGTTAATTTGATAAATGATTTACGTATTCTATAAAAGTAAAAGCAAAAGGGCAGCTCGGTGCACGAAGCATCTCGTGTTTACGCAGGGTCCGGGAAAGAGTCACACCCCGTTGGGGTGTGGCCTATAGATGACGAGTTGGAGCCGTGAAATCACCTTATACATCAATGAAAAAAACAACCACATTGCAAAAGTTGGCTTTTTGGTTCTAAATTCATGGTGTGGTTTCAATGCTAACAAAGCGTGACCTATACGTCACGGCttcgagccgtggaagcaacCATTAATGCTTGCGTTATGACAACTTATCTATATTATACCAGCCCTTCCCTAGGCCCTGCGTAAACGCGGGATGTCGTGTGTAatgggctgcccttttttttctttgttaacAGACGCCTAATTATGTAATTGCAGATGTAATACACTTCATTCTGcaccttttaaatttttatttatagtcAAAGAAGGATTACCTAAACTAATTGGAGAACATTAGAGAACAACAATTATAATGACAAGTGAATTCACTTAAAATCATTTTTCATGATTCATCACGTAGTACAATCTGTAGATTCTTGAATATAGAAaaataaagttgaaggaaagaaatctcaagAAAAGATTTTTATACCAAAGTTGTCTAACCAAAAGCAGGCTATAGGTTGACTTTGTAGAATGTGAAACTATTCACAAGAAACAATGTGAAATGGTGGTGTGTGTAAGGTTATTTCAAACCATAATATTATGGGGTTCTCGCTGTTACTGAATCAGTGAAATTCATTGCTACTGTTGCTAACAAAAGGAAGGAAAAGCAACCTTATTCTTATTGGTTAATGTAACTTTTCTTTCAACGTACTCTATCATCGTAGAAATTGTGGAAGTAGTTATTGATATTTGTATTAGGGTAGACTGTCTATATCATATTTCTTGCGGTGCGGCCCTTTCTCGGACCCTGTGTGAATACGTGATGCTTTTTCCCCTTTCTCGGACCCTATGTGAATACGGAATGCTTTTTCCACCGGGTTGCCCTTTAATCCATCATAGCAGTCACTATGTCATTATGCATATATACTCCCTTTGTCTCATATTATCTGTCATGATTCTCTTATACGCGAAAGATTAATTAGGATGAGATTTTGACTACTTTACCTTTATTCATGTCTTAATATTTAATCTTTCTTCATTGGTATTTGAACAAAGTTAGGTGTATGTAGTCTTCaaggataattttttttttggtaattaaatttTTGTATTAACTACCAATGTAAATATTTACAAAGTAGTAGATCACCACGACCTACTTCCCTACTGGGAAAAACAACTCACTCTATACCTTCTTGCTTCCTAATCTCATTTATACAATTTCTCTCACAAGCTAACTACTTAGTATTTACATTTTGTTAGAAAGACACGAGTATAACCCTGGCTCTAATATTGTACATGCAGACAACTCTCCTTGTAAGGACATCCTATGTTGTTGCTTTCTTCTCAAATATCCTTGCATTTTTCTCAATCCACCCTGTGTGTGTATATTCTGCATATACTAGTTTGAGTATCCTG is from Nicotiana tabacum cultivar K326 chromosome 18, ASM71507v2, whole genome shotgun sequence and encodes:
- the LOC107804168 gene encoding zinc transporter ZTP29, whose product is MDSQILVALGLSMLGGLSTSVGALFVVLSQTPNLKMLGLLQGFAAGLMLSISFFDLAHNAINSIGFLKGNLWFFAGVIFFALVSHFIPEPTLAPISSAKGKKKDGDERSKDMMKKHRRQVLFSGIITAVGISLHNFPEGMAVFLGSMKGLRVGLNLALAIALHNIPEGVAVALPVYFATQSKWQAFKLATLSGLAEPLGVIIVGYLFPSSLNPEILEGLLGAVGGVMAFLTLHEMLPLAFDYAGQKRAVKAVFFGMAFMSASLYFLARCLPEDMSL